Within Acidobacteriota bacterium, the genomic segment ACCACGCCATCGCCGGTCAGTCGCGAAACCAGTCCGAGACGCGCAAGCCGCAGGATGGCTTCGCGAGCACCCAGTCCTCGCACGTCGGGCACGGCCGGCGATCCCGTGACCACATCGAGGCGCGACCCGGGCACGCGGCTCGAGGTCGGCATCATCGTCGGCACCGGCTCGGCGGCCGACGCGGTGACCACGATGGGCGGCACGGGATTGACCGTCTGCGGTACACCGAGATGCCGCAGCGCGGCCTCGGCGATCCGCTTGAACACCGGTGCGGCGACCACGCCTCCGTAGATCCCGCCCTGGTGCGGTGAATCGATGACGACGACCACGGTGAAGGCGGGCTGCCGCGACGGCACGAATCCGACAAACGACGCGTGGTAGTCGGTCTTGGAATACCGTCCCCCCACGACCTTAGCGGCCGTGCCGGTCTTGCCGGCAACCGTGTACCCCGGAACGGCGGCCGCGGTCCCGGTGCCGCGCTGCACCACCTGTTCCATGATCGCGAGCAGTTCGGCAGAGGTTTCTGTCGCGATCGCGCGGCGCGATTCGAGCGGCGTCACCTCGACACGAGACACGCCCCACCGCAGGGCGCGGACCATCCGTGGCTGCACGAGGAGGCCCCCGTTGGCGACCGACGACACGGCTGCGGCCATCTGCAGCGGCGTCACGCCAATCTCGTACCCCATCGACACAGAAGCGAGAGTGCTGTCATTCCAATGCCCGGGGTTCGACACCATGCCGGGCGTTTCTCCCTCCACGTCCGGGCAGATGCGTGTGCCGAAGCCAAATCGCCGGATGTACCGACCGAGCCGCTCGGGCCCGAGACGCAACCCGATCTTGATCGCCCCCACATTGCTCGACTTGACGATGACGTCGGTGAAGCTGAGCACGCCGGACGCGTGCACGTCCTTGATTTCCCGCGATCCGATGTGAATGCTGCCGGCGCTGACATCGATCAACTCGTCGGTGCGGAAGGCCTGCTCTTCGATGGCCGCCGAGGCCGTCACGACCTTGAAGGTGGAGCCGGGCTCGTACAGTTCCTGGACACCGCGGTTGCGGAGGTCCTCCACCTTCGAGTCGTTGTAGGCGTTCGGGTTGTACGTCGGCTCGTTGGCCAGCGCGAGGACCTCGCCGGTCCGTGGGTCCATGACGATGGCGGTGCCGCCAGCCGCGTGATGGCGGACCACCGCGTCGTGTAGTTCGCGCTCCACGATGTGCTGCAACACCCGGTCGATGGTCAGCTCGACGGTGGCCCCGGACGTGGGCGGACGCTTGACGCGCGTGGTAAAGACGTGATGACTGCCATCGACTTCAACCAGCACTGTGCCTTTCTGCCCGCTAATCTTCGAGTCGTAGGCCGCCTCGATGCCGCCGAGGCCGTTGCCATCGACGCCGACATAGCCCACGACGTGCGCGGCCAGTTCACGGTTCGGGTAGTAGCGCCGCTGCTCGGTCATCAGACTGATGCCGGGCAGTTTGAGTGCGGCAACACGCGCCGCCTCATCTGGCGGAATCCGGCGACGGAGGTAGACGAACGCGCGCTTCTGACTGAGCCGTTTCGCGTACAGGCCCTGCTCGTCTGGCTGGCACCCGCCGATGGCCTGGCAGATGAGCGCGAGCGCGACGTCCGGATCCTGAACCTCTTTCGGAACCGCGCAAATCGACGCGGCGTCAACACTCAGCGCCAGGGTCTGGCCATTGCGATCGACAATGTCGCCCCGGCGGGCGGGTACGTCGACGAGGTGCTTCTGCTGCTGGGCGGCGCGCGCGACGAAGTCGTCGTACCGGTAGACCTGCAGCCACACGAGGCGGGCCTCAATGGCGACCACCCACAGCGCGAAGAACGCCGCCGCCACCAGCACGCGGGTGCGAATCGTCGACTGCCAGGCTCGATCTGTCGGGTCGCTCATATACGCTCCACGCGAAGCCAGGCTTGCCTTGTCCCGAGCCGAAGTCGACACTCTCGCCGCCAGACCACACCACACGTCGTCGATGGCTACCGGCGCGCCACCAGTCCCTTTGCGGGTGCCGGCGACGGCATGACGCGCTCAATGACGATGGCGTCCCCGTTGGCCGGGGCCACCAGGTTCAACTGCGACGCCAGCTGCTCAATCCGCTTCAACGATCGCAGCGCCTCGAGCTCGACGCGCAGGTGGTAGTTCGCCGCCGCCTCCGCCGCCTGGGCCTTCTGCAGTCTCTCGACGTCGTAGCCGAGCTGCCGGACCTCGGCCTGCTGCCACAGGGTCACCAGGACGGCCACCACCAGGATGGCCACCGCCAGCACGGTCAGCCACATCTCGCGATACCGCGCCCGGTCGACTTCGCGCACCGGGTGGTTGAGGATGTCCTTCTGGACGACGAACCCCACCGAGTTTGCGGTCTTCGTGATCTCGGCCATGACCCCTCACCCAATCCGTTCGATGGCACGAAGCCTCGCGCTGCGCGCGCGGGGGTTCTGCCTGGTTTCCTCACTCCCGGGCACCACGGATCTCTTCGTGATCACCCGATACGTCGGTTGCTCGAAGGCGATCGCCCGGAACGTGTGCTTGACGGGTCGATCCTCCAGGGAATGAAACGTCACCACGGCAAAGCGCCCTCCGACGCGTAACTTCCCGCACACGGCCCGCAGGAAGGCCTCGAACCCTTCGAGCTCGGCGTTCACCCAGATCCGCACGGCCTGAAACGTCCGGGTGGCCGGGTCGATTCGTCCACTGCGCCTGACGACGCGACGCACGAGCGCGGCCAGTTGCGCGGTGGTCCGCAGGGGCACCGCACGGCGCGCGGCCACAATCGCGCGGGCGACGGCCCGGGCCCGCCGTTCTTCGCCGTATTTAAAGATCACGTCAGCCAGCTCGGCCTCACTCGCCCGCATCAGCAGGTCGGCCGCGGTCGCCCCGCGGCTGCGATCCATGCGCATGTCGAGCGGCTCGTCGCGCTGAAAACTGAATCCCCGCCCGGGTTCGTCCAACTGCATGGACGACACGCCGAGATCCGCGACCGCGCCATCGATCGCCTCGATCCCCCGCTCATCGAGCAGCCGCGGCAGCTCCCGGTAGTCCGCGTGCACGAGCTCGACCCGGTCGTGCCACTCGGCCAGCGCCGCTGTGGCGATCTCCAGCGCGTGTGCATCACGGTCGATGCCCAGCACGCGCCCGGCCCCGGCCTCAACCAGGGCCCGCGAGTGCCCGCCGAGGCCAACCGTGCAATCCACGAACAGCCCGCCGCGCGATGGTTCAAGCGCGGCCAGAACCTCCGCGGTCATCACGGGCACATGTACGGCCATCGAACGACACCTGATGACGGCTAAATGCCAAACTGCGCCAGCGCGCGCGCGTCGTCATCAGTGAACGGATCGCTCGCGAGCTTGGTGACGAAGCGCTCGTGGTTCCAGACATCGAGATGGTCGTACTGCCCGAACACATCCACTTCACCCGCCATGCCGGCCGCGTCGCGCAGCCGCGTGTGGATCAACACGCGCCCCTGGTTGTCGAGTTCCGCCGTCTGGCCGTAGTAATTGACGCGGCTGAAGAACCGGAGGCGCGACGGATGCGTGGAAGGAATCTGCGCGAGCTTGCGTTCGATCTCGACCCAGACCGGCATCGGGTAGATGCGGACAGACTCGCCCGTCAGGCTCGTGACAAAAAGGTCACG encodes:
- a CDS encoding division/cell wall cluster transcriptional repressor MraZ; translation: MDQVAVFRGNAPAKIDDKARLKIPTGFRGVFETQYGRDLFVTSLTGESVRIYPMPVWVEIERKLAQIPSTHPSRLRFFSRVNYYGQTAELDNQGRVLIHTRLRDAAGMAGEVDVFGQYDHLDVWNHERFVTKLASDPFTDDDARALAQFGI
- a CDS encoding cell division protein FtsL; amino-acid sequence: MAEITKTANSVGFVVQKDILNHPVREVDRARYREMWLTVLAVAILVVAVLVTLWQQAEVRQLGYDVERLQKAQAAEAAANYHLRVELEALRSLKRIEQLASQLNLVAPANGDAIVIERVMPSPAPAKGLVARR
- the rsmH gene encoding 16S rRNA (cytosine(1402)-N(4))-methyltransferase RsmH, giving the protein MAVHVPVMTAEVLAALEPSRGGLFVDCTVGLGGHSRALVEAGAGRVLGIDRDAHALEIATAALAEWHDRVELVHADYRELPRLLDERGIEAIDGAVADLGVSSMQLDEPGRGFSFQRDEPLDMRMDRSRGATAADLLMRASEAELADVIFKYGEERRARAVARAIVAARRAVPLRTTAQLAALVRRVVRRSGRIDPATRTFQAVRIWVNAELEGFEAFLRAVCGKLRVGGRFAVVTFHSLEDRPVKHTFRAIAFEQPTYRVITKRSVVPGSEETRQNPRARSARLRAIERIG
- a CDS encoding penicillin-binding protein, with the protein product MSDPTDRAWQSTIRTRVLVAAAFFALWVVAIEARLVWLQVYRYDDFVARAAQQQKHLVDVPARRGDIVDRNGQTLALSVDAASICAVPKEVQDPDVALALICQAIGGCQPDEQGLYAKRLSQKRAFVYLRRRIPPDEAARVAALKLPGISLMTEQRRYYPNRELAAHVVGYVGVDGNGLGGIEAAYDSKISGQKGTVLVEVDGSHHVFTTRVKRPPTSGATVELTIDRVLQHIVERELHDAVVRHHAAGGTAIVMDPRTGEVLALANEPTYNPNAYNDSKVEDLRNRGVQELYEPGSTFKVVTASAAIEEQAFRTDELIDVSAGSIHIGSREIKDVHASGVLSFTDVIVKSSNVGAIKIGLRLGPERLGRYIRRFGFGTRICPDVEGETPGMVSNPGHWNDSTLASVSMGYEIGVTPLQMAAAVSSVANGGLLVQPRMVRALRWGVSRVEVTPLESRRAIATETSAELLAIMEQVVQRGTGTAAAVPGYTVAGKTGTAAKVVGGRYSKTDYHASFVGFVPSRQPAFTVVVVIDSPHQGGIYGGVVAAPVFKRIAEAALRHLGVPQTVNPVPPIVVTASAAEPVPTMMPTSSRVPGSRLDVVTGSPAVPDVRGLGAREAILRLARLGLVSRLTGDGVVIDQDPAPGTPLEPGTVCRLWLDRVIVPPPLSSPQ